DNA sequence from the Methanobrevibacter sp. genome:
AGATATGTTCATGGAACTTGTACATTTTCAAGTGGAAGTACATATGGTCACGTTTGGACTCAAGTATTAGTTGATGGCCAATGGAAAGTTGCTGATGCAACTAGTTCAAGAAATTCTCTTGGAAGCGTAGCAAATTGGAATACTAAAACTTTTTCATTAGGTGAAATTACTAATGAGATTTTATTCTAATTTTCTACTTCTTTTTTTATTTTTTTAATTTCATTTTATTTGCTGATTATTTTTTAGGTATACAAAAACTTTTTTATACTTTAAGCCATAAACATTAAAACAATTATTGAGGTAGGTGAAAACTATGGCTAATGGTAAAATTAGTGAAAATATTGAAGAATACCTTGAAGTTCTTTATTGCAATGGAAGTAATGGGGAACAGGTTTCTACTACTAAATTATCTGATGAATTGGGTATTGCGCCTGGAAGCGTAACTCAAATGCTTAAAAAATTAGAAAAATTAGGTTATATTAGGTATACTCCATATAAAGGTGCTACTTTATCTCATGAAGGTATGAGAATAGCTAGAAAAATTACCAGAAAACATAGAATTTTAGAAAAATTCTTGTTGGATGTTTTAAAAGTTAAAGAGGAAAATGTTCATGAACAAGCTTGTGAAATGGAGCACACATTATCTGACGAAGCAGAAAGAGCATTATGTAACATGTTACAGCATCCTGATGTTTCTCCTGATGACCGTGTAATTCCAGCTTGTAACTTTAACTTTGAAAGTTGTAATCAATGTTTCTCTCAAAAAGATTTTGATCAAATCATGAACAGGGAAGTTAATTTATTATGTATTTCAGAATTAACTTCTGATACTGAAGGAACTATTTCATTCATTCGTGGAAATCCTGACCTCTTAGATGATATTTCAAATTTGAATATTAAGGTTGGTAATACTTTACTGTATTCAGTTGAAGATAATCAAAATGAAGATAATTATGTAGTTATCATGGATGGTGAAAAGTTCAATATTCCTGCAGAAATGGCTAATAACATTTTCATTGGAATTTAACTTTTCTTTTTTTTCTTTTTTTACAAACAAACAAAAATATATATAATATTTTATTCAA
Encoded proteins:
- a CDS encoding metal-dependent transcriptional regulator — protein: MANGKISENIEEYLEVLYCNGSNGEQVSTTKLSDELGIAPGSVTQMLKKLEKLGYIRYTPYKGATLSHEGMRIARKITRKHRILEKFLLDVLKVKEENVHEQACEMEHTLSDEAERALCNMLQHPDVSPDDRVIPACNFNFESCNQCFSQKDFDQIMNREVNLLCISELTSDTEGTISFIRGNPDLLDDISNLNIKVGNTLLYSVEDNQNEDNYVVIMDGEKFNIPAEMANNIFIGI